A section of the Ranitomeya imitator isolate aRanImi1 chromosome 7, aRanImi1.pri, whole genome shotgun sequence genome encodes:
- the LOC138644841 gene encoding gamma-crystallin 1-like, with the protein MGKIIFFEDRNFQGRSHENSNDCSELNSYLSRCNSIRVENGNWMIYERPNYTGQQYFVKRGEYPDCQHWSGLSDSIRSCRLIPQHRGSFRIRIYEREDFRGQMMEFTEDCPHVNEEFNYHDIHSCNVLEGHWIFFEQPNYRGRQFYLKSGEYRRFTDWGAMNARVGSFRRISDLY; encoded by the exons ATTATCTTCTTCGAGGATAGGAACTTCCAGGGTCGATCCCATGAAAACAGCAATGACTGTTCGGAATTGAATTCTTATTTAAGTCGCTGTAACTCTATCCGAGTAGAAAATGGAAACTGGATGATCTATGAACGTCCCAATTACACTGGACAACAGTACTTTGTAAAGAGGGGAGAATATCCAGATTGCCAGCACTGGTCTGGTCTGAGTGACTCCATTAGGTCCTGCCGTTTAATCCCTCAG CACCGTGGCTCGTTCAGAATTCGGATCTATGAGCGGGAAGACTTCAGGGGTCAAATGATGGAGTTCACTGAAGATTGTCCTCACGTGAATGAAGAATTCAATTATCATGACATCCACTCCTGCAATGTCTTAGAAGGACACTGGATCTTCTTTGAACAACCCAATTACAGAGGACGACAGTTTTACCTGAAGTCTGGAGAGTACAGGAGGTTTACAGATTGGGGCGCCATGAATGCTAGGGTTGGCTCTTTTAGACGTATAAGTGATTTGTACTGA